In a single window of the Danio rerio strain Tuebingen ecotype United States chromosome 20, GRCz12tu, whole genome shotgun sequence genome:
- the LOC560496 gene encoding uncharacterized protein — MLFTVLGVIALFLRERTIKSTVSGQDESIDRQGLVTVPSVANSDGRQIGDWCEESSLHLEEQINVQTEEPSLEEPVDGQSEEPSLVEPDSVHGEDPSLVEPDSVHGEDPSLVEPDSVHSEDSASSSSSDDVSPNLFYAESSSSDDYPQEIYSAGFNCSSELTVSSYSNFFSAESGCGDDASTDFLSAESGCGDDASTDFLSAESGCGDDASTDFLSAESGCGDDPPPNVVSAKPGCSHDDPPNVVSVEPGCSHDDPPNVVSAKPGCSHDDPPNVVSAKPGCSHDDPPNVVSVEPGCSHDDPPNVVSVEPGCSHDDPPNVVSVEPGCSHDDPPNVVSAKLGCKDVGKGASCQTEGAVSPQPEEQKDKDTHIIEINSQHYEIGAELGKGGFGTVFAATRLQDGLRVAVKIADFKAKRYIRVDDFDQLLPAEIALHFLATKGPEVKELVQLLDWKVEADRYFMVLERPTPCVSVREFLREHEDRIEEEVIRKIMYQATIAADTCLQRGVLHRDIKPGNLLINPQTYEVKLIDFGCGELLTDGFYKEYWGTMKFSPPEFKKNGYYYGEPATVWSLGLLQFLLMLKKYPGKHDLRRMKNKDLYQYGRSEECCDFISCCLQPWPWSRHKLHVLRDHAWFKEENKEEEEK, encoded by the exons ATGTTATTTACCGTACTCGGAGTAATTGCTCTCTTCCTGAGAGAAAGAACCATCAAGTCCACCGTCTCAGGTCAAGATGAAAGCATCGACCGTCAAGGACTGGTCACGGTACCCTCCGTGGCCAACAGTGATG GTCGACAAATCGGTGACTGGTGTGAAGAATCATCTTTGCATCTGGAGGAACAGATCAATGTTCAGACTGAGGAACCATCACTGGAGGAACCTGTTGATGGTCAGAgtgaagaaccatcactggtagagcctgacagtgttcacggtgaagatccatcactggtagagcctgacagtgttcacggtgaagatccatcactggtagagcctgacagtgttcacagtgaggacTCGGCCAGCTCCTCCAGCAGTGATGATGTTTCTCCAAACCTTTTCTACGCTGAGTCCAGCAGTAGTGATGACTACCCTCAAGAGATTTACTCAGCCGGATTCAACTGTAGTAGTGAGCTCACAGTCAGCTCCTACAGCAACTTCTTCTCTGCCGAGTCCGGCTGCGGTGATGACGCCTCTACAGATTTTCTGTCCGCTGagtccggctgtggtgatgacgCCTCTACAGACTTTTTGTCTGCTGagtccggctgtggtgatgacgCCTCTACAGACTTTTTGTCTGCTGagtccggctgtggtgatgacccccctccaaatgtggtctctgctaagcccggctgtagtcatgatgaccctccaaatgtggtctctgttgagcccggctgtagtcatgatgaccctccaaatgtggtctcggctaagcccggctgtagtcatgatgaccctccaaatgtggtctcggctaagcccggctgtagtcatgatgaccctccaaatgtggtctctgttgagcccggctgtagtcatgatgaccctccaaatgtggtctctgttgagcccggctgtagtcatgatgaccctccaaatgtggtctctgTTGAGCCCGGCTGTAGTCATGATGACCCTCCAAATGTGGTCTCGGCTAAGCTCGGCTGTAAAGATGTTGGTAAAGGGGCATCCTGTCAGACAGAGGGCGCTGTTTCACCTCAGCCAGAAGAGCAGAAGGATAAAGACACACACATTATTG AGATCAACTCACAGCACTATGAAATTGGTGCTGAGCTGGGCAAAGGAGGCTTTGGAACCGTTTTCGCAGCGACCCGTTTACAAGATGGCCTTCGGGTGGCAGTAAAAATTGCAGATTTTAAGGCTAAGCGATACATCCGTGTT GATGATTTTGACCAGCTACTTCCAGCGGAGATCGCTCTGCACTTTCTTGCCACTAAAGGCCCCGAGGTTAAAGAACTCGTTCAGCTTCTGGACTGGAAGGTGGAGGCTGATCGCTACTTTATGGTCCTAGAGCGGCCCACACCCTGTGTGAGCGTACGAGAATTTTTAAGAGAACACGAAGACAGAATCGAAGAGGAGGTAATACGGAAAATCATGTACCAGGCAACAATTGCAGCTGACACCTGCCTCCAACGTGGAGTGCTTCACCGCGATATCAAGCCTGGCAACTTGCTGATTAACCCACAGACCTATGAAGTCAAACTGATTGACTTTGGTTGTGGTGAACTCCTTACTGACGGCTTTTACAAAGAGTACTGGG GCACAATGAAGTTCAGCCCTCCCGAGTTTAAAAAGAATGGCTATTACTACGGAGAGCCAGCAACAGTGTGGTCACTCGGGCTTCTTCAGtttttgttaatgttaaaaaaatatccaGGCAAGCATGACCTCCGCAGGATGAAAAACAAAGATCTTTACCAATATGGAAGGTCAGAAG AATGCTGTGATTTCATCAGCTGTTGTCTGCAGCCTTGGCCCTGGTCTCGGCATAAGCTGCATGTACTCCGTGACCATGCCTGGTTTAAG GAGGAGAAcaaggaagaggaggagaaatgA